The Rhopalosiphum maidis isolate BTI-1 chromosome 2, ASM367621v3, whole genome shotgun sequence genome segment CGCCGCTCTCAGAACTGGCGATGTTGCAGTTATTCGATCTGGGAAAGCGTTTCTTTCTGTTTTTCAATATCTCAATACCGGTCGGCGTGAACGGATTAACCGACACGCGGAACTTGTCGGAAAGTCTGGTTGATACACCGTTGGTGTCAGTCGGGGGCAGTGGCGATCCAAGGTGCACCGCCGATTGCGGAATGGCGACGGCGATCAACGGTGTTGACGAGGGAAAACATCCAAACGATCTATTTCTCACGAAATAATAAACGATTGAAAACAACGCGAGGAAAACGCTGAAAAAGCCGACGGAAATGTCCATGACAGTGAGTTTCGTTTAGGCACTAAGTTTACAGGTCCAATGAATCGTCACTGTTGTCATGTTTTTCCTACCAACTCGAAACACTACACTTCGGAAGTTTAAGGTGCTTACCTACCAATTGAATAGTAAATAGCAAACGCTGCCCAAGTCTAAAGAgggtcattaaaataatttttcacaacTCCAAATTCGGACCATCGTTACCGGTTTTTCACGTTGTCACGACGTATCTCGTGTGTATAATGAATACGCCAATTTCTATAGCCAATAATCAATATGCGATTATAGATcgaattttatcaacaaaacaATCTGTATTTTTGTACCAACTTAAATGTTTCCAGGGTACGTcgttattcttatattataaatgacacGTTGATTTCacattacaatattgaaattaaattagtcaGTAGGCGCTCAACGCGGCTACTCAGCACTTAGTACtttagtaggtacttacataGTTACATTAACCACAGGTAtgttacaacaatattttcattattttcttaaaacgtATTAATCGTTGTAAGCACCAACACACGATCATCGATGTTTATAAGTACAGGCATTTGGCAATACAACAAACTGCTGCCAATTCCATGACAATTTTTggccaattttaataaatttataatttaccagTCACCgcgtaaaattgtattaatactcGGTAGCTGATGTGCAAGTGTTGCCAATGTCcgggtaataattaattttcatattttatctgtatattataaaaatagaacggCTAACAGGGCTAATCCgttattgataatatgataCCACGTTTGTTTATgtgttttaaaactattctataagtacctacttcaCAATTTTACGAGTTTCGGACTTAGAGGAGTATTGGAgttatactgtatagtgtatagtttatataagcAATGTTACAAGTAAATTAGAAAttacagtatttaatatttaggtacttttTAATTGGTCTCTATTGAACATTAATTAGATTTGATTTTCCTGTGTTATCATTtacagtatattaatttttaattgcgaGTTTACGATGGaagcatattatgttaattgtaCAATAAGTTATACAGTTTTCAAGTACTGAATTCAATCATTTTCTTCAAAAAACAACCAACAActacaacaatatttaatttttctcttttttccATTAGGTAAAAGTCGTGAATATTGTTAGTTGACAGATTTAAATTGAAAGTTCCGCCAGAAGTTATAGACCCTTTCAATCCATCCGCTCATTGAAATTCAAGTGATTACAATAGTTTGcagtattatttatctaataattttactaatttatctaAAGTAGTACCTACGAATTTAACGGTCTATGTTAAATGCATATCTTTAACTATTTGTCCTTagaatgtgtattattttaatatacctacttaaggTCTACTAGTCTATCAAAAAcagattgaaaaaatatccGTGTTAACCAACAGGCTGACTTTCAAATTAAAGtgtatataattgattgtGTATATAAACTACGGGTCTAGAACctttttgtgaaaattagccattttttcaaatcatgatttttaaagagctgcactaataaaaaatacaatttcaatttatgttttatgggTCTCAATATTGATGCATACTCCAAAGAGCTGCATGTTCTCAACCTCTGCTGTACATTATTACTGTGTTCAAATTTGAACGTAAcacgtatatttgtatagaatGACTTTCAacatgaagttttttttttaaaaaacgctttaatttttaattacgtctaaaaatataagcataaaaaacacttttttagtaaattatctttttaatgCCTTGTTATagctatagataaaatatactaaagtaTATACTTGGTTTATTTAATCTGTTAGAACACAATACCCAATTTAAGaatggttatttaaaaaactaaaatattaaatataatttgagttATGACTAAGCATTTCAACTTTCaagatattcataaatatttccaaCCTGGTTTTTGAGGTTTAATAACCTTATTCATTTAGCAatcttatgtttaatttttctatttaagataccattttttagttaatgaattattgattatgcaaaattaatttttaaatgtgtattattatattgtacgatCAAAGAAAAATTTTACTTCCCCTTGTTtagtttatgaatataaatcatttaaaataatttttatgcataataattttgaacttttgttattaaataaattaatattttgaaaaaatgtttgccATTAACTTtgtgcaaaattaaaaaaaattgcttaacCAACAGAGATGTTCTTATGAATGAATAAGTTTATGAACATAACTAGATAGATTTAAGGTGATATTTTAGACAATATGCTTTCTAAGCATAATCTTATTATGATAGtgtattcatgtttttctttgttttaaaccatttttttactgaaattTTAGCAGTTTtatgttgatattaaaatgtccATCTGAGTAGAAgagcattattaaaaaaataaaaaacagaataacatttaactatagacacataaatattacgtttatttatttaaaacaaaagtacatagtaataataataatgttgttataattaatacaattcgaCCGAAAAAACGAGtgatgacgataataataataataataataataataatgaattattctacaaataattgttgacATAACATTGAATGTGtaataacgaataatatagaacattttaataacataaacacgttataatacacatagtaTATTTGTGCTAAAgtgaatattgttaaaaaaatgtactaaataataataaatataattatgaattcaaaaattaatttttacttttaatggtGAAGAATCATTTGAacgataataatgatgataataatagtaataataataataataataataagattcaATTAACGCTCTTCTTTTAAATGATTTCCCATTGTAGGACACTGGTGTCTTTGCCACCAATCGATATCAGTCTGGAGTCGTCGTGCAAGAAAGTCACGTTTGTCACATGGCTGCTGTGACCTCCATACACGTGGCACAGCGactgcaaaaaataaaaaacaaaattatgacaCAATGAagctaattaattaaaataatattttaatcaaatgtatACAGTTTAGTGAaagttatcaatttattaaaactatagcaaatgttatttatttctaaacattttagaaattttaattatttctagaaaattgaatgatcgttcaaattttcatatgaaatgaaaaatagttttactgttttaataaatgttaactatgatgatttatatataacaatatataaatattagaaacatAAACATTGGCAATGAATTATGCTtttcaaatgttaaaaaattatttggtaacgttctatattaatcaatattattatctttacctTAGGTTGTTTGACTGGGTATGAATACAGTTTCACTTTACCAAAGTCGTCTCCTGTAGCCATCAGCTTAGATCCATTTGATCGTTCGCATGCGTTAACATCAGTACCATCAGCTCCTTCAGGCCATATTCCAATGGAAGAAAATGTCAACACACAAGAGTTGGATGCCCACACTGTGTCCCTAAGTTGAGTGCTGTGAGTGACTTGACGACAAACTTTCACTTtccctaattaaaaaataaaaatgtaataatgtaaacaaCAACATGAACAGCttcatgttaaataataaatgttacatacaatataacaacTCGTAGTCTCCAGAGTTACTGCGCAGGTGTTCGTTATCTTTAGACCAATCCAAATGAGTGATAAAGCTTGAATGGCcctaatttaatgaaaacaatatgATCACggtctaataaatttatattatacataatatgtacacctATGTAACACACGTAAAATATGTCTTCATTAAAGTcagcaaaaataattaatggatACCATTTTAACAaccaataaactattattgatTACAAAGCATACAAACTCAACATcaatatgtatcaaaatattgatacctttataaaataaaaacatatgttaGCAAATCCAATCATTaatgttacaatttataacattatttaattaattaaaaaaaaaaatatgtaaacctACAGCGAATTAATATGCATTAACCACtactaatacaaatttaatttatccatTAGGTATATCTTttctgtatattaattttttttatttctacaaaAACATCTACATGCAGCAACACTTGGCTCTACGCGGGTAACCTACACCTACCGACATCTTGTCAATAATAGCACCAGTGCTACATCTCCTGCGACGTTTATCTTCCCAACACTAAACATTGAGTGAATTTAACAATGATAATTAAGTGGATTGGGTAGTAGGTACAAAATGTTATACGGCATTAATAAGGGAATATAAGATTCGATACATAATGAACATATTGTACACTATAATACTTACGGTGCAACGGCCTAAACGAGTGTAATTTCTGGCGCCATCTGTGACCTGATATATATAGATGTAATTGTCCCTGGAACCAAGAGCAAGTAGTTGGCCGTCTGGCGAGAATTTTGCAACCTTCAAATGACAATAAGCAACTTGATGGTTACAAATTTGATCGAaatgcaattaaatttaaattatttacattgggATTGTGCATACCTGTATTGGTTCATTTCCATCGATGTGAGTCGAATAAATTTCTCGTGTTTCTGAATTCATTACGATCCATTTTCCAGATACGCAACCAACAATGATTATTCGACCATCGCTAGAGAATGCAGCTGACTGTGCTTgttcctatatattatttacataagtgatgtatgaaatgtaaaattagctaattcaaatttaatacttactgCAATGTCTTTGCTCCATACAACAGAGCGAGACAATGAGTCCCAGAGTTGGACAATACGATCAAATCCGGCTGTAAGAAATTGAGCTAAAGTAGGATGAGGACATAATGCCCATAGTTCGTCCGTGTGGCCCAGGACAGCAGGACTGAAGCCCATTGACAGAGATCCAATCAAAATGCAATTGCGGGTAGATCCAACTAGTAACTGTGATCCACGACCTTCAGATACTGTACGAATACCACCTAAATGTTCAGCTAtctatgtttgaaaaaaataataattacaattttaaattaaattaaataattaaaaaatataaatgtatatcaaaaatatttaatgtcattACAAAATCAATTAGACACCAGCtgcatttatgtaaaattgaaaagtatactatattatctaaggtgtaaaataaacaatacttaaaatattaatcattattgattctattaattattttattaattataatcaaattctttcaacaaaaaaacttgtttaatttatttttagttaataatgtatttgagcatattagattataaattattttgacagcttaacaatattaatttgttcataAAGCATGGATAAAATATGTTCACAAAGGGAAGAAGGGTATATctggatatatttattaaattattatttattgtgaatagtttcacattataatattactactataataataatagcttacTTGTGCTTCATATCCAGTGGGATGCATCGAAGTGTCAAACTGGATCAGTTTACCGTCTTTACCACCTCCAGTTATAATGCTGCCCTCTTTCAAAACACAGATGGAAAACACTGATCCTTCGTGTACATTTCGTGCgacttttatgatattatttgtgcCTATAAGATTAGAAactaaattagttataatgtataggaAACTTTCGTGGACAAAttcaacaaaaacaatttaaaaatattaaccaccAAGGCACCAAATAAGGAGTACTAACACATGAGCAAGTAATATATCCTCCATCTAGTCCATCTTGGTCCATTTGTCTATGTATCCCTCCCCCTCCCACCgcatacaaaaataacttaaacattactaaaaatcataagctttacattttaaaaaattagtatttttttttatatatttgtgaagTTATTTaagaatcaaaaattattaaaaacgtaactttaaaaattattctacgaGAATTCCCAATGAATAACAACTATTgaaataggtattaggtacatagaagatataaaaattgaaatgtccacaaaataaattgctgATAACATAATTTCAAAGGTTATGCACACTTATAAAAACTATCCATCTAAAAATGtagaacattttatgaatatttttaatgtttaaactgtttaaagcTTTAAGCTATAGAGCCCGTACGGCATACGACATATTATAGTGAAGCATAATTGTTAGATTTTAGTTTTACCGCTGAATACACTTAAGAGATCTGTAAcgaaaaaatggtaaaattcTGTGGCCCATCATCCAATATACAGCCtatacacttaaaattattaattatagatcaaaggttattttttatttaagtttaaaattatataagtagtacCATGTACTACATCACTGCCACTGTGTCATACGAGAATCTCCATTAGGtctaaattatctatataatatgtacacacaatatgtctataatttgataaaagtaTAAGTACTCACCACGTCCCCATATGACAACGGATCCGTTTGAGTCTCCGGACAAGACGTCTCCGTTCTGCGTGAACGCCAAGCACGTCACGTACTTGGGACGATCGCGGGTAGTCTCGAATATACCGTTGCGCTTGTACAGGGTACCGCCGGCGTCCAGTGTCCAGAAACTGATGTGGCCCTTGCCGCAGGTGACGATTTGGTTGCGCTCCAGTGGGTGGAATTCCGCAGCCACAACAGTGTCCATAGAACACTATAAATcccataaataattacaaatattattgttgttattattattattattattcaacgtTAATAGACGATTGTGGAGGACcaaatcaatgataatatacgatatCGAAGACAACGATATTTTGTGCACTAGACCGGATTGGTACCTGCACGAGAATAAGTAAAGGTGGCgagtaactatataatatatatgatgcaGGAAAATTGAAAGGAAGCGAATCGTCATTAAGACGAGAAGAATAAATAAGAAAGGTAGTCGGCGTCTAAGCGGCGGTCAGCCGCAAGGTCGGATaaccataattaatatttattgtaattaattaataattcgacTGACCTTGGTCTCCGTGATCTTGTGACCCTTTTCGTTCTTCTGCCAGTCCCACACGGATATATTGTGATCGTTTCCTTCGTCAATGGCGCATAAAAGGCTACCACCGTcctgttaaaaacaaaaacaaatagcgtatttaaaagataataacaaacaaaactaaattaaataaaatgtcgtCGGACAGATGACAACTTATGAAAATCCCGAGTTGACTTACCGCTTTGGAAAACGACAGACAGCTGATAGACCGTTCAAATTCTCCCAATCCCAACACGACCACCGTCGCTAAACTGACTGAATTCCACACTCGAATATGAGGCTAAAACGAtcgaaaagaaaaaatgtgtttaataatgtttacgcCAGAATCGCAAAATCTTACTTTTCCTTCATGATTATCGTGTCCGGCAGTCTGACCAGTAGCCACTAACAGCTTGTTGGGGTGAATGGCCAAGCtggaaaataaatcaaaacaaaatttaagttattatctgCTTATAACATCGCGAGTCACGAGATGAATTTCtgggtgtattatatataataccatcGATTATAGTCTGTAATAAGACCGAAAAAACAGAAATAAGAAgctaatagaaataaaattgtatttatgaatcaacggaaaataaaataaaaccgatATTGTAAGAAAAAACAAGAATATTGTGCTGAAAATAGAACaaaaaagtagaaatatttgaatacacattataaaattattcttttagtatagcataacaaatatattttagttcgtattaaaaaaatgttcaataaaatagtCTTGTTGTATTtcgtttgaaatgtttttttttttttttaactatttcgaCAAATTGAACAAAACAAAAAGGgtacagataattttttttctaaaacagaAATCTATTTTGCAACCTTTTGAAACCGATGCAACGCGTGCACGAAAACCTTAACCACTGCCCccggtaaataatttatggtcAGTAAGGAAGAACTGCAAACCACCGTGGTATTACCATTTGATATCGTCAGTGTGTCCCAAATAATGTCTCTGGCTTTGTTCTTCGACGTTGTACAGTACAGCAACGGAGGCTACGAAGTATACCATTTCACCGGTGGGCAACAAGTATAAGTTAGAACGGCAGTCTTTTCCCCTGTACCCGTAACTGTAGAGTTGGACGATTAAGGAAAACATCAGTTATATTCTCAGTCAAATGCACGTAACAATTACTAATACGTTTAAATAgttgtttgttatttaataccaaCAGTAAAAGCACATAAACTCATCatcctaaattattaattataaagtatttttcgaatgggtaataataatatggagctcgagtacataaatgtattttagattGATGGTTATTAACACCAGTAATTTATTCCTTTGAATGTGTTACCAAAATTGGAACCCCCTGCAATaggtaaaaattttgaatttaatggaaaatcaagtatttttttgcagaattaataatatataatataatatataatataataataatatataatatatataatatatatttatatataatatataatatattattaatatacctaccacgaaatcttaaacaattaatttatcgagtatttaatttattttaaattaaataatatatttagtataaatcgTAAAGTATTTGTACATTAAGAGTGTAATCACTCTTCATAgaccaaatttataataattatttttatatgacaaTGCTATATATACTACTCGTATATTAAActgaattacttattatacttaaagaatgtatattatataaatttgtattattcttttaaagattcttttatttaaaaaaataatagtattaaaatgttaagtgcttaatgataaaaaaaatataggatttttttacagacatttttttgtttgccgGAATTAGAGGTAGAATACCCCCGATATTATAGAAACACATAGTGATCAGTGTTTACCAAcagattatttcattttaaaatcactatttttatcgtctctattttttttttttaattaaaaagctatattatttatttaatttttaaatggtttttctATTACCAAAACAtacaaatgaaatttttattatttttttagtgcaaTAATGCTGTGTTATCATTATCTTGTCTACAGAATAACAGTTATCTCAAAtggactttaatattttatcaataattaacgaatgattaatgatagtacaatttaatatgtgttgatttactataaacaaacaaaattgatgtaataaagataaaataatgatcatttgttggcatattttaaatgatttttagaacgcaaacgtattttattgtatttatttgtacaaagttaaaaattgtagttaGATAAGTATATGCATAAACATaccgtattttataaataagtaaattaatatacttattatcttttaatttataacgtaaaaatgtatgaagatTATACCAACGTGGAAACGTgtcattattaactattaaaagtaATGAACGTTTGAAATAGAAAACgatgtaattttgttttaagtagTTATAACTGCAGGTTAATTGCGCACAGATTAGTATAATTCTAACACGATAAACTCAATATTGCACATATCTAGGTAATTAGGATCGTAATTCGCAGAAAAATCAAGGAATATCAATATTCTTTCTACCAAAGTCTCGcaaaaaaacatcatattacaataatatatatttaggtaataaaGGTTAATCGAAATTctctgaaaaaatgtttgtttcaaaatattaaatcgtcgtttaaaaccataaataaatttgataaaatgtagCATCATaactatctatttaatatttgtatattacctatacataaaaaaaatagttttctaatacctacctatattatacgtattataatacatcacataatacatataattcttttatacattatttataggcTAATCTAGTTCAGCAAAAAAGGATACACCCAATCGAGTTTTAACTTGGACGAAGGAGCGGTGGCCACTTTGGTGATGTCGTAGGTCGCGATCTCAGCAGTCGGTGCGTACAGGTTGATGGGACGTCCGCGGAGGAACATCCGTACGCTGCCTTCTTCTTCATTATACGTAGCATCACGTGTACTGCAAAAAACAAACACACAATTATcgttattaccattattattatattatgtattaaatactcgaatgaacaaataaacaaacaagcGAGCAATCAAATTGTCGTACTCAAATAAATAAGGGGATGGGTGATGTTTACTGTTTAGAAAGTCAGGAAatatacttcaaaatattatatacttatttaaatcgtcctaaacaatgatataattttttgtaaataccaCTGTTTGatgactatataaatatatatgtaaacgcaaaataatgaaaagtgcataaatataatagttgttctagtaagtataattaaaaactatgtatatGTAATGCGAGCACAGAAGGGATTTGACGGAGACCCAGCCTAACTGAGACTAGACTTCTGCAACAAAACCGGACAAGTCATCCGAATCACGTGTACTACTGAATACTTATGTATACTGCTCGCCAGTCACcgtcattaatatatacaatattaatcgtAACGGTAAACCtactatgttaatataattatatacactgaATTTGTGCATTATAATGATGTATCTTAGTAAAAGTAACGATCATAGAATGTGTTTAACGTGTATAttgcacatatattattgtatatcccTTCTCTTGCGAGGaagttaataaacttaaaaattaaacatattatatacatagataaacCTTTTAGCGTCAGTACGGTGGAGTGGCATTTTTTCCTACACACTGAATTACTTTATACGTAGGGCGTacagtaaatataatgatcaGATAATTGACACAAACACGAGACACGACAAAAACTGAAGAGGCGCGGAGAAACGAACTATCAGCGGGTCAGCCGGACTGCTAACGACTGAAATCGGTTTCGCCGTCCGGTCCGGTTGTGTACATCACACGTCGTCCGTCAAGTGACGTGTACGAGTCTCCCTCCACAaccagaaataattattattactatctatAAAGGGATTTTAATGGtttacgaatataataatcaaagaaTGCGCAAACTCCTTTAACTCGACTTGACTAATAATGAacttaaaacacaaaaatatactgGTACCTCATACTTTTCCTTTATACATGTAAATACAGTTATCATCggccaaatataaaattaatttacttaattataatgtttaagagTTAAATTTATACGATTTTCTTATCGTACCTGGGAAATCatcggataaaaaaaatatattgtaaacaacTGATTAATGCTGTGATGACTAAGTAATTTTGACGTTTATCACAGAACATATAATATGCCGAACTTTATGTGTATAGACGTATAGTATctacataaactatattataatttacgtagACGTTTACCTAGTAACCACTAACATTTACCGTGCTtccgaaaaataattataatttacagcaATATGTCGTTACACGTTtcgttgtatttatatttaatctactGTAATTGTGCGCACTGTGCATTAAAAcggaacaataataaaataaatagaagacAAGATAGAATATACGAAATAGGTTCTGTCTTCTCCTCCCACAACACTAAAATCGTGTCTACGTTGTTATAATGGACGTCTTCGTGATTTCTACAATATGAGTTTAATTTATGGTAGGTACGGTGTTCATAGTTCAACTTCAAATCGTTTTAAATAGGCCGCTAAAACGCCTCGAGGTTAGTCCGAGCAATGGTTATAAAAAGTCTACGTCGCTTATTGTATGCATACAACTATATGGAGTTGGGtaagttatacataaaattaactatccAAACACAAATAACAGTGTCTACCGCTATTAGTaagcgaaaaaaaaagaaaatcataaatgtctattattatactattataagctGTTTTTGATCAGgacaaatataggtattagtaCTAAAAGCtaattgtacaatttatttctcTAAAAAAATTCCCATACTTAGGGTGTAACCGAAATAGCTAACATGtgcaatactaaataataaataataacatgtttgtATCGATAGGTatagtttttttgtgtattataatttaaaataatcatatttttgaattaaaaaaaattaatatatttctgttaCACTCTGTATACTTAGTAATTATGTTACTAAAGAATTTGATATCATGAAaatcctttaaaaataaatttacaaaagtaggtaatattatagaaacaaaataaaaaatatgttttcctaaaacttgaatatttattgacCACAATAATTATCATGCTAATATGAACGtgtaaaacgaaataaatctACACAAATAAGAGGTATGTTACAAAGGGTATAGCTTGCAAGTTAAAACGAGGCGGATTTCATTCATTAATGACGAGTATAAAACCTTACCTACAAATAGAAGACAGGTTTAAATTGTTCTAATTAGGAAAATGAACTGAGTACGATTTATAGCGATTAATTTTGCATAGAAAAGTCGTGAAAAATTGTtggtaagtttttaatttgcgGGATCGATTGCGAATTACCGGAACTCGGAACCGTATAGTAAGAGGAAACTCGGAAAACGCCCGAAATGGGGTGTGGATACTTCAAGTTTCACGGTCATCGGagttgtttattaattgtattgcacacaatgaaatatttcaaataaaatatattatgtgatccTATTAATCGTTGGTATAGATGTAGTTGTAGGAGGTCGAAACCACCGCGGTCGAACGCGATCAGTGAcaaataacatacattatatgcgatataataatacaaaactgtGATTTGTGTGAGGTGCAGCTTTGACTTGTCGATAGGTAAGAAAACGGCAATGAATTCATTTAATTCCACTGAAGTGTGGTCTTCGGCAGAGACACATATTCTTTATTATGTGTTGTTAAGGATGTACA includes the following:
- the LOC113551339 gene encoding echinoderm microtubule-associated protein-like 2 isoform X3; this translates as MQTVTAKVQLAWNDMIETENESLRERVCDLEKKVLEQGDEIVCLRSTLADVLRRLNQLEGSRTLSLNTSALKNGNTPRAGNHYGGNGHHLISPTLSQKEVTLRYRSANEHPVSALRDPVRRVPSHNNSHSSLPQRRAVHYQSTGSLHSDSPSSSSVSPVPPASPSPSPTRPGTAQKPQRSSGTNLYNSKRWSSTGDFNQAQNFSVAPQSSTLASRLGTKSLLNLNLRSQPQQNHNHHYHQKHGTRDATYNEEEGSVRMFLRGRPINLYAPTAEIATYDITKVATAPSSKLKLDWVYGYRGKDCRSNLYLLPTGEMVYFVASVAVLYNVEEQSQRHYLGHTDDIKCLAIHPNKLLVATGQTAGHDNHEGKPHIRVWNSVSLATVVVLGLGEFERSISCLSFSKADGGSLLCAIDEGNDHNISVWDWQKNEKGHKITETKCSMDTVVAAEFHPLERNQIVTCGKGHISFWTLDAGGTLYKRNGIFETTRDRPKYVTCLAFTQNGDVLSGDSNGSVVIWGRGTNNIIKVARNVHEGSVFSICVLKEGSIITGGGKDGKLIQFDTSMHPTGYEAQIAEHLGGIRTVSEGRGSQLLVGSTRNCILIGSLSMGFSPAVLGHTDELWALCPHPTLAQFLTAGFDRIVQLWDSLSRSVVWSKDIAEQAQSAAFSSDGRIIIVGCVSGKWIVMNSETREIYSTHIDGNEPIQVAKFSPDGQLLALGSRDNYIYIYQVTDGARNYTRLGRCTCWEDKRRRRCSTGAIIDKMSGHSSFITHLDWSKDNEHLRSNSGDYELLYWKVKVCRQVTHSTQLRDTVWASNSCVLTFSSIGIWPEGADGTDVNACERSNGSKLMATGDDFGKVKLYSYPVKQPKSLCHVYGGHSSHVTNVTFLHDDSRLISIGGKDTSVLQWEII
- the LOC113551339 gene encoding echinoderm microtubule-associated protein-like 2 isoform X1; the encoded protein is MQTVTAKVQLAWNDMIETENESLRERVCDLEKKVLEQGDEIVCLRSTLADVLRRLNQLEGSRTLSLNTSALKNGNTPRAGNHYGGNGHHLISPTLSQKEVTLRYRSANEHPVSALRDPVRRVPSHNNSHSSLPQRRAVHYQSTGSLHSDSPSSSSVSPVPPASPSPSPTRPGTAQKPQRSSGTNLYNSKRWSSTGDFNQAQNFSVAPQSSTLASRLGTKSLLNLNLRSQPQQNHNHHYHQKHGTRDATYNEEEGSVRMFLRGRPINLYAPTAEIATYDITKVATAPSSKLKLDWVYGYRGKDCRSNLYLLPTGEMVYFVASVAVLYNVEEQSQRHYLGHTDDIKCLAIHPNKLLVATGQTAGHDNHEGKPHIRVWNSVSLATVVVLGLGEFERSISCLSFSKADGGSLLCAIDEGNDHNISVWDWQKNEKGHKITETKCSMDTVVAAEFHPLERNQIVTCGKGHISFWTLDAGGTLYKRNGIFETTRDRPKYVTCLAFTQNGDVLSGDSNGSVVIWGRGTNNIIKVARNVHEGSVFSICVLKEGSIITGGGKDGKLIQFDTSMHPTGYEAQIAEHLGGIRTVSEGRGSQLLVGSTRNCILIGSLSMGFSPAVLGHTDELWALCPHPTLAQFLTAGFDRIVQLWDSLSRSVVWSKDIAEQAQSAAFSSDGRIIIVGCVSGKWIVMNSETREIYSTHIDGNEPIQVAKFSPDGQLLALGSRDNYIYIYQVTDGARNYTRLGRCTGHSSFITHLDWSKDNEHLRSNSGDYELLYWKVKVCRQVTHSTQLRDTVWASNSCVLTFSSIGIWPEGADGTDVNACERSNGSKLMATGDDFGKVKLYSYPVKQPKSLCHVYGGHSSHVTNVTFLHDDSRLISIGGKDTSVLQWEII